One window from the genome of Amycolatopsis sp. NBC_01480 encodes:
- a CDS encoding FAD:protein FMN transferase, translated as MTAAAIERRSWVLPVMGLAVSLHVRGEGARSAPAVRRAVPVVFGRLRFADRMFSPYREDSEVSRIRRGESPSGHPWVTEVLALCELARERTDGYFDARLPGGFDPSGLVKGWAVEQSITALADLEGFDYCLNAGGDIVAAVRSAASPAWRVGVEDPRDRSRLVAVREVRSGGVATSGSAARGAHIVDPHTGARPDALLSVTVTGPSLLWADVFATAAFARGGDVESWVRASAPGYEAFAVGPDP; from the coding sequence GTGACGGCTGCCGCGATCGAGCGCCGCTCCTGGGTGCTGCCGGTGATGGGCCTGGCGGTCAGCCTGCACGTCCGCGGCGAAGGGGCCAGGTCGGCTCCCGCGGTCCGGCGCGCGGTGCCGGTGGTGTTCGGGCGGCTGCGGTTCGCGGACCGGATGTTCAGCCCGTACCGCGAGGACAGCGAGGTCAGCCGGATCCGGCGGGGCGAGAGTCCGTCGGGGCATCCCTGGGTGACCGAGGTGCTCGCGTTGTGCGAGCTGGCCCGTGAGCGGACCGACGGCTACTTCGACGCCCGTCTGCCGGGCGGCTTCGACCCGTCCGGGCTGGTGAAGGGCTGGGCCGTCGAACAGTCCATAACCGCGCTGGCGGACCTCGAGGGTTTCGACTACTGCCTGAACGCGGGCGGTGACATCGTGGCGGCGGTCCGCTCGGCCGCTTCGCCCGCGTGGCGGGTGGGCGTCGAGGACCCGCGGGACCGCTCGCGTCTCGTCGCGGTGCGCGAGGTCAGGAGCGGCGGCGTGGCCACGTCGGGCAGCGCCGCGCGCGGAGCGCACATCGTCGACCCGCACACCGGCGCCCGGCCGGACGCCCTGCTTTCGGTCACGGTGACCGGCCCGAGCCTGCTGTGGGCCGACGTCTTCGCCACGGCCGCGTTCGCGCGCGGCGGCGACGTCGAGAGCTGGGTGCGGGCGAGCGCGCCCGGTTACGAGGCCTTCGCCGTCGGGCCTGATCCCTGA
- a CDS encoding FMN-binding protein, translating into MRRIAIAVAATVSIVVLLFSYHTSTDSGGLPVAVGQPRPVVRTAAPSSPAAPSTGPSSGASPAPSSGSSGASGTFTGDPADTQYGPVQVQITVSGGRITAAQTLQVPQESNRDVRINSAAVPILNQEALTAQSAQIDTVSGATYTSEGYAQSLQSAIDAAHR; encoded by the coding sequence ATGCGCAGAATCGCCATCGCGGTCGCGGCGACCGTGTCGATCGTCGTGCTGCTGTTCAGCTATCACACCAGCACCGACTCCGGGGGGCTGCCGGTGGCCGTGGGCCAGCCCCGGCCGGTGGTCCGGACCGCCGCGCCCAGCTCCCCGGCCGCGCCGTCCACGGGGCCGTCCTCGGGGGCGTCTCCCGCGCCGTCTTCCGGTTCTTCCGGCGCGAGCGGGACTTTCACCGGCGACCCCGCCGACACCCAGTACGGCCCGGTGCAGGTGCAGATCACCGTGTCCGGCGGGCGGATCACCGCGGCCCAGACCCTGCAGGTCCCCCAGGAGAGCAACCGGGACGTGCGGATCAACTCCGCCGCCGTGCCGATCCTGAACCAGGAGGCGCTGACCGCGCAGAGCGCGCAGATCGACACCGTCAGCGGTGCCACCTACACCTCCGAGGGGTACGCGCAGTCCTTGCAGTCGGCGATCGACGCGGCCCACCGGTGA